A region of Salvelinus namaycush isolate Seneca chromosome 9, SaNama_1.0, whole genome shotgun sequence DNA encodes the following proteins:
- the LOC120053643 gene encoding leucine-rich repeat-containing protein 15-like, with product MDLSINLHPFLLLFSISGVLGVCPDGCQCRDSKILCQGRSITEFPSSVPGSTTTFYISNTNITALKPHDLAAFAEALGIFVVKDTGIREVFPGTFDLSHNLGALGFTGTELNDLPEALFLNLVKLESLTLSGNKLLVLRPAWLNSLTALRTLDIGKNLITSVPEEAFRSVTELQHLSLARNNISQFSRDTFRGLRNLKSLRLNRNALREIPAGALDDLVSLEEISLQDNAITHLPANLFSQLQSLQKLYLSSNRLTSLPQGIFLNLPNLAQISLYENELQSLSPGVFGPMALKELWLYDNRLTRLEGKTFSNLTQLRLLVLSRNQISSVSPRAFSGLAELGEVSLHTNLLTSLREATFQGLPKLVNISLKHNYISSLPAGLLQGQTQLGQLVLHNNSLPNLPSELLSTLTVAKEVLLADNPWRCDQDIVPLRDWLTRHPTKTNLSAVVCLTPSALSGYSIANLTNDELMQDTTSAVPDIAPTEKRRKPHTPPPKTSTPSPAAEATPTQEQGEDTGSRRGNGEGVSRNTQIIITAVVCTAIIISLIVCCVCWRRNKRGSRNLGRRNKNNSVI from the coding sequence AGTGTGCCCAGATGGATGCCAGTGCAGAGACAGCAAAATCCTCTGCCAAGGCAGGTCAATCACAGAGTTCCCGTCCTCAGTGCCTGGCTCTACCACCACCTTCTACATCTCCAACACCAACATTACCGCTCTCAAACCCCATGACTTGGCTGCTTTTGCCGAGGCCCTTGGCATCTTTGTGGTCAAAGACACTGGGATCAGAGAGGTGTTCCCTGGCACCTTTGACCTCAGTCATAACCTGGGTGCCCTGGGCTTCACCGGCACTGAGCTGAATGACCTACCTGAGGCCCTGTTTCTAAACCTGGTGAAGCTGGAATCTCTGACTCTGAGCGGCAACAAGCTCCTGGTGCTCCGCCCTGCCTGGCTCAACTCCCTCACTGCTCTTAGGACCCTGGACATAGGCAAGAACCTCATCACGTCTGTACCTGAGGAGGCCTTTCGCTCCGTCACTGAGCTGCAGCATCTCTCCCTAGCCAGGAATAACATCAGTCAGTTCTCAAGGGACACCTTCAGGGGCCTGAGAAATCTCAAATCCCTGCGTCTGAACCGTAACGCTCTCAGGGAGATCCCTGCCGGAGCGTTGGATGACCTGGTGAGCCTGGAGGAGATTTCTCTGCAGGATAATGCCATCACTCATCTCCCCGCTAACCTGTTCTCCCAGCTGCAGAGCCTGCAGAAGCTTTATCTCTCCAGCAACCGTCTGACTTCCCTCCCACAGGGGATTTTCCTCAACCTCCCAAACTTGGCCCAGATTTCCCTGTATGAGAATGAGCTCCAGAGTCTGTCCCCAGGGGTTTTTGGGCCCATGGCCCTGAAGGAGCTGTGGCTGTATGACAACCGGCTGACACGCCTGGAGGGCAAAACTTTCAGCAACCTGACCCAGCTACGTCTGCTGGTGCTGAGCCGGAACCAGATCAGCTCTGTGTCCCCCAGGGCCTTCAGTGGGCTGGCCGAGCTGGGGGAAGTGTCCCTGCACACCAACCTCCTCACCAGCCTGCGGGAAGCGACCTTCCAGGGGCTGCCCAAGCTGGTCAACATCTCCCTCAAGCACAATTACATCAGCTCCCTCCCCGCAGGGCTTCTCCAGGGCCAGACCCAACTTGGCCAGCTGGTCCTCCACAACAACTCCCTACCCAACCTGCCCTCAGAGCTCCTCAGCACCCTAACGGTGGCCAAGGAGGTGTTGCTGGCTGACAACCCCTGGAGGTGCGACCAGGACATTGTGCCACTGCGAGACTGGCTGACACGGCACCCCACCAAGACCAACCTCAGTGCTGTGGTGTGCCTCACGCCCTCTGCCCTGAGCGGTTACAGCATAGCCAACCTGACCAACGACGAGCTGATGCAGGATACTACGTCAGCCGTCCCTGATATCGCCCccacagagaagaggaggaaacccCACACCCCCCCTCCCAAGACGAGCACCCCCTCTCCTGCTGCAGAGGCCACACCCACCCAGGAGCAGGGGGAGGACACCGGCAGTAGGCGGGGGAACGGAGAGGGCGTGTCCAGGAACACGCAGATCATTATCACCGCGGTGGTCTGCACCGCCATCATCATCAGTCTCATCGTCTGCTGCGTCTGTTGGAGGAGGAACAAGAGAGGCAGCCGCAACCTTGGCCGCAGGAACAAAAACAACTCAGTCATCTAG